A window from Culex pipiens pallens isolate TS chromosome 3, TS_CPP_V2, whole genome shotgun sequence encodes these proteins:
- the LOC128093431 gene encoding uncharacterized protein LOC128093431, whose amino-acid sequence MRGRNVDSHRLYWVVVAWDWWLKADSREDLGEIIEEMAPPKRCVNYEIALKKINFRFLDKYAKVYFHDGPPTKRRTTKSYIIGATSRPQTLTSRRRSFSRMNLDSEPKKICVILEVGLRAQNRTPFRRPPQLHVPDALPGSGTPRSGTLLSSRETSTTLPESMANSSKTVLIEAGNVTIVLHCCRASKPPSGTVQPGVFGSDRWRTV is encoded by the exons atgagaggtaggaatgtggattcgcaccggttgtattggGTGGTGGTGGCCTGGGATTGGTGGTTAAAGGCCGATTCGCGTGAGGACTTGGGCGAGATCATTGAGGAGATGGCGCCGCCGAAGCGTTGCGTGAACTacgagattgcgttgaagaagattaacttccggtttttggacaagtacgcgaaagtttattttcacgatgggcctccgacgaagaggaggacgacgaaaagctacataatcggag caacttcccgcccacaaacactcacgtcgcgacggcgcagcttcagccgaatgaatctggacagtgagccaaaaaaaatctgtgtcattctcgaagtAGGATTACGTGCTCAAAATCGAACTCCGTTCCGAAGGCCTCCTCAACTccatgttccggatgcgcttccagggtcgggaactccccgttcaggcactttactttccagccgggaaacgtcgaccacccttcccgaatcaatggccaactcctccaagactgtcctgattgaggccggaaacgtgaccatcgtgttacactgctgtcgcgcgtcgaagcctccatccggaaccgtccagcctggggtattcggaagtgaccggtggcgtaccgtatga